GGTAAGCCAGGTGCGCGCCTGCTGCGCCACGCCCGCCGTGAGCGCATCGCCCTGATACGGCCACAGGCTCAGCCGGCAAGAAAACTCGCCCCGCATTTGTGAATCCGGCGTCGGCAGATGAATGCCGGAAGGACGGCCAGGACGGAGCGCCAAATCGGCTTTGCCGAGCGCACCGACGCCACGCAAAAGCGTCAATGCAAAGGTGTCGTGCCGCTCGCCGACAATTTCCACCTCGCGCAACCCTTCGGTAAAAAGCGCTATCCCCTGCCCCTGCTGTTCGAGCACGGCGTAGTTCAGGAAATTCCATACCGGCACCGGCGCTTCTTCCCACCCCTCTTCTTCCCAGCGCGTCATCGCCTCGTCCATAACCGGGCGATACACGCTGCCAAACTGGGTGTCGGTAAGTACCCGCTCGCAGGCGAAAGGCGTCGGAATAAGCAGCCGCACGCGGTGGTCATCCGCCTGGTTGTTCAGCGTCACCGCTACATCAATCCGCGGGCTGTCATGCGAAAGCGTGATACGCAACTGTGCGTCAAGCCGCCCGTCACACTTACGGGCAGCGCGCGCCGCCAGATTTACCGGCACGGGCATGAACAGATTGATAATGGCGTGGCTTTGCCAGGCTTCGTGGATGATTTGGTGCGTCGCCGCCTGTGCGCCGGAACGCAGCACCCACTCCGCGCGGGCAGGTGAATAGTCATACTCGTCGCCATTATCAGAACTCTCTTCCAGCTCAAACACCCGGTCATAGGTCAGGCCGCGCTGCTTATCCTCAAGCTGCACGGTGCCGCTGGCATTAACGCTAATCCGCCAGAAAGGGTTTTCGAGCAGCGAGGCGTGCTGCGGCGGCGAATGGCACAGCAGCCCCGCCACGCCAGATTCAAGGCGTAGCCGGGTGTAGCCCATCGCGGGCAGCGACTGGCAGAGCTGAATGTCATACTCCATAAACGGCTCATCATGACCGTAATGCACCAGTTGCCGGTCCACCAGGCCCGGATCGAGTGTGCGGGCCGCCCGAATGTAATACGCCACCGGCTCGCCCCGATCGTCCCACAGAGCAAAGCGCTGGCCGCGCAACCGCACGGTGGTGTTAACCACCTCATGACGCGGGTGCGGCATCAGGTTAAACAGCGTCAGTGTGTCGCCGTCACAGGCAGGCATGCTGTCAGCGATTTTGCGCATATAAAACGTCAGCAGGTTATCCGCCATATCCTGGGCGAGGCTAAAGCGGCTCATGATTTCGCGGTGTACCACGTCGCTGCAGCAGCAGCCGATGCTGTCGTGCGCGTGGTTTTTTAAAATCTCCTTCCACATCTTTTCAAACAGCCCGTGATGGTACTCAAACCCGAGCGACCAGGCGATAGCGGCGAGCGGCTCCAGCAGATTGACGATACTGTTTTCGATGCGCGCATGGGCGATTTTAATGTCCATTCGCGTGGAGCCAATGGTGCGATGAACGCGCATCGTCTTACCATCGATGAACTCGCCTTTCAGCGTCGGCAGGCGATCGCGCATGGTGTCGATATGCTCAAACACCGTTTCGAACCGGCTCATCACAAATTCGCGCTGCGGGTAGATTTGCCGTAGTTTTTCCATCACCGCGAAAAGGTTCTGCTGAAGCGGCATCTGGTCATGGCCGTTCGGCAGCAGGATTTCTTTCGTCAGCGAGGCCTTTTCCAGTACCGCACAGCACGGGTCGAGCCGCTTACGCAGCGCCGTTTCATCCTCGGGTAAGTACTTACCAATGGCATAGCCCAGCGGCAGCACCTGCGTCGTTACTACGCTGCCATCCGCACTCTGCCAGAGAAATTCCGTTTTATCGCTGCCGTGACGAGGCGAGCAGCCGCGCCAGAACATGGCGCGCGTAATGCCGAACTGGTTATAAATATGCGGCAACTGGCCGGACATGCCGAACGAATCGGGCAGATAGCCGATTTTCATCGGCTCGCCGAACGGGCGGCAGTCGCGCAATCCGTAAAGGAGATTGCGGGCAATCGACTCCCCCGCGACGATTGTCGTATCGGTCTGGGTATACCAGGGGCCGATAATCAGTTTTCCCGCCGCGACCAGCGCGCGGACGCGTTCACGGTACTGCGGCTTCACGGCGAAATAATCCTCCAGCACCGCCGTCTGGCCGTCGAGCACGTAAAAGAGATAGTCCGCGTCCTGTTCGAGGCGCGTCAGGATCTCTTCCATGTTGTTGACCAGCAAAATCCGTGAGGCTTCCGTGGTGAAATACCATTCGCGGTCCCAGTGCATGTGGGGCGTGATATGGACTCGTGATACAGCGTTCATAAGGTCATCCTTGAAAGTGAATGCTTACGGCAACGTGCCGTCGGGGAGATAGCGGCCTGCCTTAACGGCATGGCGACGCCAGAGGATTAAAACGAGTGTCGAGATGGCGCTGCCGATAAGCGCCGCGCCAAACCAGCCAGCAGCGGCTATAAACCGTCCCAGCCCGCCGTCGCTGAGCAAAAACAGCGAGAAAATCCCCGCGCCCGGCGTAGCAAGCCCGAGGTGCAGACTACCGACGATGGCCCCCGTCACCATAGAGCCCGTGACAAACGCGCCAATCACCCGCAGCGGATCTTCAATCGCCATCGGGATAGCGCCTTCGGTAATGCCCGCCAGGCCCAGCAGCCAGGTGGATTTGCCGAGATCCTTTTCAAAGGTTTTAAAGAGGCCTGGTGCCAGCAGCGTGGATGCCGTTACGGTAAAAGCAGACACCATCTTCACCGAAGCAAACATGGCGTAAGGGGCGAGCACGCCATTTGCCATCGCGCCGAGGCAAAACGCATAGGCGGCTTTGTTCACCGGGCCGCCCAAATCGAATGAGCACATAAAGCCGATGACGGCGCCCAGCAGCAGCGCGTTAGAGCCGGAAAGGCCGTTCAGCCAGGCGGTCAACGTATTGTTAATCCAGGCGACCGGCTCGCCGATGACAAACAGCATCAGGCTGCCTGTCGCGAGCGTGCCGACCACCGGATAAACGTAAAATGTCAGAAAACCGTTAAACCGGCTGTTCAGGCGCAGATACGTTTTAATCAGTTGCATCAGTCCGCCTGCCAGCAGCCCGCCTGCCACCGCGCCGATAAACCCGGCGCCAATCATGTTAGCGGCAAGCCCGGCGGCAAACCCCGGCGCCAGCGCGGGTTTATCGGCAAGGGAAAACGCGGTGTAGGCCGCCAGCACCGGCAACATCAGCGTGTCGAGCAAACCGCCGCCGAGTTTACGCCACAGCCACAGCCAGGAGTTGTCCTGCTCAAACAACGCCTGAAGATCGAAAAGCTGTGCTAGCAGCACCGCGACCGCCAGCACCGTGCCGCCTGCGACAATCAGCGGCACCGCAAACGAAATGCCATTCAGCAATGCCTGCTTAACCGCGGTTTTCCACTGCGTACCGATGCCCGCCGCCGCAGGGGGTTGCGGGTTACCGGATGATTGCTGCGCCAGCGCCTGACGCAGCAGGCTTTCCGCCTGTTTAATGGGGGCCGCCACCGGCACGCTGAGCACCGCCCGCCCGGCGAAACGTTCCGCGTCTTTCACGGCGACATCGGCGGCGAAAATCACGCCCTGCGCCGTGGCGATTTGTGCCGCCGTCAGCCGCCCTTCAATGCCATTCGCGCCCTGCTTTTCTGTATATACGGTGATGCCGAGCCGCCGCCCTGCACGCTCCAGATACTCCGCCGCCATGTAAGTGTGCGCGATCCCCGCCGGGCACGCTGTCACGCAGACCACCACCGGCTGGTCTGCGGAGCCAGAGGCAACCGGAGGCGGCAGCGGGCGCGCTTCGAGAATGGCGAGCAACGCCTCCGCTGAAGGCGCGTTTATGGCCGCCTCGCGCACCGCATCGTCCACCAGCAGCGTGGTGAGTTCCGTCAGCAACTGGATATGCGTGGTGCCCGCTTGCGCCGCGGGGATAGCCAGCAGAAAAATGAGCTGTACCGGTTCATCGCCCTCCACACCCTGCCAGGCGACGGGTTCGCGCAGCGTCGCCACGG
This sequence is a window from Cronobacter sakazakii. Protein-coding genes within it:
- the mngB gene encoding mannosylglycerate hydrolase; this encodes MNAVSRVHITPHMHWDREWYFTTEASRILLVNNMEEILTRLEQDADYLFYVLDGQTAVLEDYFAVKPQYRERVRALVAAGKLIIGPWYTQTDTTIVAGESIARNLLYGLRDCRPFGEPMKIGYLPDSFGMSGQLPHIYNQFGITRAMFWRGCSPRHGSDKTEFLWQSADGSVVTTQVLPLGYAIGKYLPEDETALRKRLDPCCAVLEKASLTKEILLPNGHDQMPLQQNLFAVMEKLRQIYPQREFVMSRFETVFEHIDTMRDRLPTLKGEFIDGKTMRVHRTIGSTRMDIKIAHARIENSIVNLLEPLAAIAWSLGFEYHHGLFEKMWKEILKNHAHDSIGCCCSDVVHREIMSRFSLAQDMADNLLTFYMRKIADSMPACDGDTLTLFNLMPHPRHEVVNTTVRLRGQRFALWDDRGEPVAYYIRAARTLDPGLVDRQLVHYGHDEPFMEYDIQLCQSLPAMGYTRLRLESGVAGLLCHSPPQHASLLENPFWRISVNASGTVQLEDKQRGLTYDRVFELEESSDNGDEYDYSPARAEWVLRSGAQAATHQIIHEAWQSHAIINLFMPVPVNLAARAARKCDGRLDAQLRITLSHDSPRIDVAVTLNNQADDHRVRLLIPTPFACERVLTDTQFGSVYRPVMDEAMTRWEEEGWEEAPVPVWNFLNYAVLEQQGQGIALFTEGLREVEIVGERHDTFALTLLRGVGALGKADLALRPGRPSGIHLPTPDSQMRGEFSCRLSLWPYQGDALTAGVAQQARTWLTPVQCYNKIPWDAMKLNPSGITTPCRYSLLQMTSGGAQLSVLKKAEDREALIVRVYNPSCVTTSEAQVTFSASLQAWQQTGMDEAPRADNILPNGHTGALKPCESRTFSATVCRPV
- the mngA gene encoding PTS 2-O-a-mannosyl-D-glycerate transporter subunit IIABC, which encodes MNLRALTDPGLIQIHAPFSTRDEAIAALAGLLAAQGKLHDHTAFVNEVMQREALGPTALGEGLAVPHGKCAAVREATFAVATLREPVAWQGVEGDEPVQLIFLLAIPAAQAGTTHIQLLTELTTLLVDDAVREAAINAPSAEALLAILEARPLPPPVASGSADQPVVVCVTACPAGIAHTYMAAEYLERAGRRLGITVYTEKQGANGIEGRLTAAQIATAQGVIFAADVAVKDAERFAGRAVLSVPVAAPIKQAESLLRQALAQQSSGNPQPPAAAGIGTQWKTAVKQALLNGISFAVPLIVAGGTVLAVAVLLAQLFDLQALFEQDNSWLWLWRKLGGGLLDTLMLPVLAAYTAFSLADKPALAPGFAAGLAANMIGAGFIGAVAGGLLAGGLMQLIKTYLRLNSRFNGFLTFYVYPVVGTLATGSLMLFVIGEPVAWINNTLTAWLNGLSGSNALLLGAVIGFMCSFDLGGPVNKAAYAFCLGAMANGVLAPYAMFASVKMVSAFTVTASTLLAPGLFKTFEKDLGKSTWLLGLAGITEGAIPMAIEDPLRVIGAFVTGSMVTGAIVGSLHLGLATPGAGIFSLFLLSDGGLGRFIAAAGWFGAALIGSAISTLVLILWRRHAVKAGRYLPDGTLP